The following DNA comes from Paraburkholderia phytofirmans PsJN.
GACGATCATCATGCTGGCGATGGGCGTCACCCTTTCCGTGGCCGATTTCCAGCGCGTCTTCACGCGGCCCGCGCCGGTGATCGCCGGCATCGTGCTGCACTATCTCGTCATGCCGCTCGCCGCCTGGGTGATAGCCAAGGCGCTGCGCATGCCGCCCGATCTCACCGCCGGCATGGTGCTGGTGGGCAGCGTGGCAAGCGGTACGGCGTCGAACGTGATGATCTACCTGGCGCGCGGCGACGTCGCGTTGTCGGTGACGATCAGCGCGCTGTCGACGCTCGTCGGCGTGTTCGCGACGCCGCTGCTCACGCGTCTTTACGTGGACGCGTCGATCGCCGTCGACGTGCACGGCATGCTGATGAGCATTCTGCAAATCGTCGCGTTGCCGATCGTGGTCGGCCTGATCGTCAATCATCTGTTCGGCAAGGTCGTGCGCAAGATCGAACCGATCCTGCCGCTGATCTCGATGGTCGCGATCGTACTGATCATCGGCGCGGTGGTGGGCGGCACGCAGAAGAGCATCGCGTCGGTCGGCCTCGTGGTGATGCTGGGTGTGGTGCTGCATAACGGCATCGGCTTGCTCGGCGGCTATTGGGGCGGCCGTCTGCTCGGTTTCGACGAAGCCGTGTGCCGCACGCTCGCGATCGAAGTGGGCATGCAGAACTCGGGCCTTGCCGCGACGCTCGGCAAGCTCTATTTCACGCCGATCGCGGCCTTGCCCGGCGCGCTGTTTTCGGTGTGGCACAACCTGTCGGGCTCGCTGCTCGCCGGGTACTGGGCGGGACGTCCCGCGAAAAGTTGGACGCATGCGGATGGCGGACAGGTGTTGAATACCGAACGCGGTTAACAGGCAGGCCGCACGCGTCGAGCCGTTTCAGGATCTCGGTGCGCATGGCCTGCACGATCATGCATTCGACAACGGCTTCTGCCGTTACGTCCACGACGTAACGGCAGAGCCCGCAACGCGCGTGGTCCAACGCGAAAGTTCGATCGCCGGGACCGCCTGCAAGAACAGAAGCCCATCAGGCTGATTCCCCTTAGAATGCATTTCTCGACAGCGTGAGCCACTCACTCGCTGCCGCCATGAGAAGCCTGCAAACTAGGGGAAACGCGTGCCGTCGCATAGAGATCAAAGCCAGGCCGCACTGCAACGCACGTGCGCGTCCGGCATACTCAGGAAGTCCGCTTGGGGAACAACGAGACATTTCTTCCTGCTGTGTTGCGCAACAGCATTTTTGACTGCCTGCGCAACGAGGCCTCCCGCCACCGCATTCGACCGTCAAGTCACCCACGCACTCCCCGCCACGGAAAACACACCGCTGCATACGGCGCTCGCGCCGCTCGAAGCAGCGCATCCGGATCAGTCCGGTTTCCGTGTGCTCGCAAGCGGCACCGACGCCTTGCAGATGCGCATCGCACTGGCGCGCGCCGCGACCAAAACCCTCGACATGCAGTACTACATCGCCAACGAGGACACCACCGGCAAACTGCTGCTCGGCGCCGCGCTCTATGCGGCCGACCACGGCGTGCGGGTGCGCATGCTGGTCGACGACCTGAACTTCAAGGACATCGACCAGGTGATGGCGGGCTTGAACTCGCACAACAACATCGAGATTCGCGTCTTCAATCCGTTCGGCAGCGCGCAGCAAGGCGTATTCGAACGCACGACCAACGTTTTCACGCAGCTCGGCCATTTCACGCGCCGCATGCATAACAAGGCGATGATCGCGGACAACCAGATCGCGATCGTGGGCGGCCGCAATCTCGGCGACGAATACTTCAGCGCGAGCGAAACGCTGCAATTCCGCGATCTCGACGTGCTGGCCGCCGGCCCGATCACCGCCGACGTTTCCGCGAGTTTCGACGACTACTGGAACAGCAGCATCGCCTATCCGTTGCGCGTGCTGAACAAGCAGAAGTTCGACGCGAAGGAATTGGACAAGACGCGCGACGACTTGCGTCAGCACTGGCGCACCAACGCCGATCCGTACAACGCCAAGCCGCTGAACGCGACGCCGCTCGCCACGCAGATCGCCAACGATCAGCTCGGTTTGACCTGGGCGCCGGCCGAGTTCAAAGCGGACTTGCCCGAGAAGATCGTGCATCCGTCGCCGGATTATGTGAGTCCACCGATGCAGCGGCTCGGCGAATTGATGCGCGACGCGCAGAAGGACTTCCTGATCATTTCGCCCTACTTCGTGCCGCACGATTCGGGCGTCAAGGCGGCCGGCGAACTGACGCATCGCGGCGTTCGCATCGCCGTGCTGACCAATTCGCTCGCCGCCACCGACGCGGTCGCCGTGCAGGCGGGCTACAGTCCATTTCGCGTGCCGCTTCTAAAACAGGGCGTCGAGTTATACGAATTCAAGCCGCAGCAGGACACGCCCCCTGCGGGCGTGGCCGGCTCGCAGTCGCGCGCCAGTCTGCATGCGAAAACCTATGTGATCGATCGCAAGATTCTGGTGATCGGCTCGATGAATCTCGACCCGCGCTCGGCCAATCTGAACACTGAACTGGCGCTGGTGATCCACAGTCCGGCGCTCGCCGAACAGGTCGCGGGAATCTTCGAACGCGCCACGGCGCCCGAGGAAAGCTATCGCGTCACGCTCGCCGACGACGCGCAACTCGCCTACCTGCGCTCGATCGGCGCGCCGCTGTCGCCGCTCGTGTGGACCGACGTCGAAAACGGCGCGCGCCGCACGTACATATTCGATCCGCAGGCCGGCTTGTACCGGAACGCGCTAACAGGTCTATTCTCCTTATTGCCCGTTAACGCAGAACTTTGATCAGCGGAGTGGAACATGACTGAAGACGTACGAATGGAGCGGGACACGTTCGGCGAGATCGCCGTGCCGAACGCCCGTCTATGGGGCGCGCAGACTCAGCGCTCACTGCAGAATTTCCGCATTTCGACCGAGAAGCAATCGCCCGAACTGATCGTCGCGCTCGCCGTCATCAAGCGCGCCGCCGCCGAAGTCAACCTCGGCCTCGGCGTGCTGGACGAAAGCAAGGCGAAGGCGATCATGCAGGCCGCCGACGAGATCATCGACGGCAAGCATCCGGATGAATTTCCGCTGGCCGTCTGGCAGACCGGCTCCGGCACGCAGACCAACATGAACCTCAACGAGGTGATTGCGAATCGCGCGAGCGAGTTGCTCGGCGGCGTGCGCGGCGAAGAGCGCAAAGTGCATCCGAACGACGACGTGAATCGCGGCCAATCGTCGAACGACGTGTTTCCGACCGCCATGCACGTGGCCGCGGCGTATGCGATCGTCAAGCATCTGCAGCCGGCGCTGAAGACGCTGCGCGATACGCTCGACGGCAAGGCGAAGGCGTTTGCCGACATCGTCAAGATCGGCCGCACGCACTTGCAGGACGCCACGCCGCTCACGCTCGGCCAGGAGTTTTCGGGCTACGTCGCGCAACTCGATCATGGCATTCGTCACGTGGAAACGGCGCTGCCGCATCTGTACGAACTGGCGCAAGGCGGAACCGCGGTCGGCACCGGTTTGAACGCGCATCCGCAGTTCGCGGACAAGGTGGCGGCCGCGATCGGCAAGCTGACCGGTTTGCCGTTCGTGTCGGCGCCGAACAAATTCGAAGTGATGGCCGCGGCCGACGCGCTGGTATTCGCGCACGGCGCGCTGAAGACGGTGGCGGCGAGTCTGAACAAGATCGCCAACGACGTTCGCTGGCTCGCAAGCGGCCCGCGTTGCGGCCTGGGTGAACTATCGATTCCCGAGAATGAGCCGGGCAGCTCGATCATGCCGGGCAAAGTCAATCCGACTCAGTCCGAAGCATTGACGATGCTGTGCGCGCAGGTGTTCGGCAATGATGTCGCGGTGAATATCGGCGGCGCGAGCGGCAATTTCGAGCTGAACGTGTTCCGGCCGATGATCGCGCACAACGTGCTGCAATCGGTCCGCCTGCTCGCCGACGGCGCGCGCAGTTTCAACGACAACTGCGCGGTCGGCATCGAACCGAATCGCGAGCGCATCGAGACCTTGCTCAACGAATCGCTGATGCTGGTGACGGCGCTCAATCCGCACATCGGCTACGACAAGGCCGCGAAGATCGCCAAGAAGGCACACAAGGAAGGCACCACGCTGAAGGCGGCGGCGCTGGCGCTCGGTTTCGTCACCGAGCAGCAGTTCGATGAATGGGTGCGGCCGAAGGATATGGTCGGCAATTCGGCGAGTTAGGCAACTGCGCGCTCACGCTTGGCCGACCTGGCTGACTTGCAGGCC
Coding sequences within:
- a CDS encoding phospholipase D family protein, which encodes MLRKSAWGTTRHFFLLCCATAFLTACATRPPATAFDRQVTHALPATENTPLHTALAPLEAAHPDQSGFRVLASGTDALQMRIALARAATKTLDMQYYIANEDTTGKLLLGAALYAADHGVRVRMLVDDLNFKDIDQVMAGLNSHNNIEIRVFNPFGSAQQGVFERTTNVFTQLGHFTRRMHNKAMIADNQIAIVGGRNLGDEYFSASETLQFRDLDVLAAGPITADVSASFDDYWNSSIAYPLRVLNKQKFDAKELDKTRDDLRQHWRTNADPYNAKPLNATPLATQIANDQLGLTWAPAEFKADLPEKIVHPSPDYVSPPMQRLGELMRDAQKDFLIISPYFVPHDSGVKAAGELTHRGVRIAVLTNSLAATDAVAVQAGYSPFRVPLLKQGVELYEFKPQQDTPPAGVAGSQSRASLHAKTYVIDRKILVIGSMNLDPRSANLNTELALVIHSPALAEQVAGIFERATAPEESYRVTLADDAQLAYLRSIGAPLSPLVWTDVENGARRTYIFDPQAGLYRNALTGLFSLLPVNAEL
- the fumC gene encoding class II fumarate hydratase, producing the protein MTEDVRMERDTFGEIAVPNARLWGAQTQRSLQNFRISTEKQSPELIVALAVIKRAAAEVNLGLGVLDESKAKAIMQAADEIIDGKHPDEFPLAVWQTGSGTQTNMNLNEVIANRASELLGGVRGEERKVHPNDDVNRGQSSNDVFPTAMHVAAAYAIVKHLQPALKTLRDTLDGKAKAFADIVKIGRTHLQDATPLTLGQEFSGYVAQLDHGIRHVETALPHLYELAQGGTAVGTGLNAHPQFADKVAAAIGKLTGLPFVSAPNKFEVMAAADALVFAHGALKTVAASLNKIANDVRWLASGPRCGLGELSIPENEPGSSIMPGKVNPTQSEALTMLCAQVFGNDVAVNIGGASGNFELNVFRPMIAHNVLQSVRLLADGARSFNDNCAVGIEPNRERIETLLNESLMLVTALNPHIGYDKAAKIAKKAHKEGTTLKAAALALGFVTEQQFDEWVRPKDMVGNSAS
- the panS gene encoding ketopantoate/pantoate/pantothenate transporter PanS; the protein is MLARVTRLFPLWAVLVSIAAYFSPASFAGVAPHVTTLLTIIMLAMGVTLSVADFQRVFTRPAPVIAGIVLHYLVMPLAAWVIAKALRMPPDLTAGMVLVGSVASGTASNVMIYLARGDVALSVTISALSTLVGVFATPLLTRLYVDASIAVDVHGMLMSILQIVALPIVVGLIVNHLFGKVVRKIEPILPLISMVAIVLIIGAVVGGTQKSIASVGLVVMLGVVLHNGIGLLGGYWGGRLLGFDEAVCRTLAIEVGMQNSGLAATLGKLYFTPIAALPGALFSVWHNLSGSLLAGYWAGRPAKSWTHADGGQVLNTERG